Genomic window (Nicotiana sylvestris chromosome 7, ASM39365v2, whole genome shotgun sequence):
CTATTTTCACCACAACATTCCTATGCTTATACTTCTGCCGTTACGATTAGtaacaaagaaaaaaatatcaaagaagaagaaacaaatatTACCAATATATTATTTGGTATTGGAGGGTCCGCAAAGACTTGGAATAATCGTAAAAGTTATTCCGAACTATGGTGGGAACCAAACGTGACTCGAGGGTTCGTTTGGCTCGATGAAAATCCTCAAGAAAATGAGCCGTGGCCTGACACTTCACCACCCTATAAGGTCTCAGATGACACGTCATCGTTTAAGTACACGTGTTGGTTCGGTGACAGGTCAGCAGTGAGAATTGCGAGGATAGTAAAAGAGAGTTTTGAATTGGGATTGGAGAATGTAAGATGGTTTGTTATGGGAGATGATGATACAATATTTTTTACGGAGAATTTGGTAACGGTTTTAGGTAAATATGATCATAATCAAATGTATTATATTGGTGGGAATTCTGAAAGTGTGGAACAAGATTTAGTGCATTCTTATGGTATGGCTTATGGGGGTGGTGGAATTGCAATTAGTTATCCTCTTGCAGAAGTGTTAGTGAAAATTTTAGATGGTTGTATTAATAGATATCATGATGTCTATGGTTCTGATCAGAAAATTGGTGGATGTATGTCTGAAATTGGCATTCCTCTCACTAAAGAACTTGGCTTCCATCAGGTATACAAATCTTTCATTAATTCTAAGGTTTTTATTTTCATTGCAGCAACATAAAATATTTTTGTctatatagtcaaatcattttcaACTTGAAAATTAAGATAAGTAACTTGTTAGAGTTAATCAAACAATTCTGAATGTGTAAACCAATACGAAGATTTATAGGAGAAATAAAAATTGCGGAGgctctatcggaaacagcctctctaccttcgcCAGAtaagggtaaggtttgcgtatatACTATCCTTCCCAGACCCACTTAAGGGATTACACTaaggtttttgttgttgttacaaGAGAAACTAAAATTGTAGGATGATTTCTTCCTATTTGCTTAAGTTTTAGTGGGCATTTATACAATTTTATCAAGAGTTTTGTAATATTTACTGTAATAGTTTCCCATTTTAGCTTTTAGAGATAGACATATGCTGGATTGAGATAAAATTTTATGATCTGAAATTAATTTTTACATGTGCTTATCTCAGCACACACTTTTTAGTTTCAAAACTCCAATATGAGTTAATTTTTATATTGTCCTATGCTGTATTAGATTGAGTTGTATATATTCTGACagtctaaataatttttaagATGGATATACAAGGAAGTCCACGCGGGCTTTTGGCAGCTCATCCATTGGCACCGATTGTATCGCTGCACCATATAGGCGTTATACATTCTCTAATTCCATTAATGGATCGAGTTGATTCAGTGAAGAAGGTGATTGAGGCTTACAAAAAAGACCCAAGTCGAACAATGCAACAGAGTTTCTGTTACGATCTAAACAAAAACTGGTCAGTATCAGTGTCATGGGGATATTCAATTCAGTTATATCCAAATTTAATGAATGCCAAAGAATTGGAGACACCATTGAGGACATTTGAAACATGGAAAGGGTTTGAACAGCCATTTACGTTTAATACTAGGCCAAATTATATAGAACCATGTCAAAGGCCAATAGAGTATTATTTGGATCAAGTTATTGAGCTTGAAAATGGAGAAACTTTGacaagttataagagaattggTGATTATAACAAGCAATGTGAGAATGAAAATTATGCACCAGCAATAGCTGTTCAGATGGTTAATGTCACGTCGGCAATTTTATCTCCCCATGTATGGAGACAGGTAAATTTCTGGTCTAATTTGTTTTATGAatcttttatttttatacttttcttAATTTTGCAGGCGACTATGTTTATTAGCCTAGTACtagtattttctttttcaagaatttataggtcacgggttcgaatCGTAGAATCAGCCACTGATTCTTATATTAGGGTACGCTACTTACATCACATCCTCTTGAGATGGGACCTTCATTGAACCTGCTTAAATGCAGAATTCTTGGTGCATTAGATTGCCCTTTTTAGCCTAGTACTAGTATATTTGGTATGGCcaaaaatatattttgaaaaatatttttccaagataaagttattttagatatttagttgtcagattttttttttcacaGAATATATTATCACCAAATGGGAAGTTATTTTCCTTGACAACTATCTGAACCCTTGTGGTCCGATCCTTCCccgaaccccgcgcatagcgggagtttAGTGAACCGGACTACCCTAAACTATCTCAATAACTACAAGCTTTGGATCACTATTCCAACCAACAATAAATATGGTTATCaatttttaatattaaaaattCATGTTTACAAACATTAGATAATCTTCAATACATTTTCTTTTTAGGAAATTATTTTAT
Coding sequences:
- the LOC104214596 gene encoding uncharacterized protein, with product MSQPPQSSSTSNIQDPLKLLTVHYYVPLFPNTKITNIFTILMKGFLAICLFASISLISFTVFSNRSKWFSCSDCTEHEKLFSPQHSYAYTSAVTISNKEKNIKEEETNITNILFGIGGSAKTWNNRKSYSELWWEPNVTRGFVWLDENPQENEPWPDTSPPYKVSDDTSSFKYTCWFGDRSAVRIARIVKESFELGLENVRWFVMGDDDTIFFTENLVTVLGKYDHNQMYYIGGNSESVEQDLVHSYGMAYGGGGIAISYPLAEVLVKILDGCINRYHDVYGSDQKIGGCMSEIGIPLTKELGFHQMDIQGSPRGLLAAHPLAPIVSLHHIGVIHSLIPLMDRVDSVKKVIEAYKKDPSRTMQQSFCYDLNKNWSVSVSWGYSIQLYPNLMNAKELETPLRTFETWKGFEQPFTFNTRPNYIEPCQRPIEYYLDQVIELENGETLTSYKRIGDYNKQCENENYAPAIAVQMVNVTSAILSPHVWRQAPHRQCCEVMNGEDSIETVLQIRIRSCNKWESVTQPFDYDGH